The following coding sequences are from one Reyranella humidisoli window:
- a CDS encoding LysR family transcriptional regulator, producing MPDLNFNHLRYFWAVAHQGNLTRAAERLNLSQSALSVQIQKLERQMGHPLFERVGRRLVLTEAGQIALDYADTVFEQGEELLSTLRGQPAASRRVLRVGALTTLSRNFQLEFLRPLVGRPDVELIVRSGNIRDLLAQLEAHEIDVVLANSAAPRDARSLLRNHLLAEQPVSLVGRPRAKSARRFRFPEDLRTEPLLLPSLDSDIRVAFDRILERAGIRPVILAEVDDMAMLRLLAREREGVTLVPPIVVRDELKARVLVEHCRIAGVTESFYAIVMKRRFPNQLLLDVLTAKVPSRGSR from the coding sequence ATGCCGGACCTCAACTTCAACCATCTGCGCTACTTCTGGGCCGTGGCGCACCAGGGCAACCTCACGCGCGCGGCCGAGCGGCTGAACCTGTCGCAGTCGGCGCTGTCGGTGCAGATCCAGAAGCTCGAGCGCCAGATGGGCCATCCGCTGTTCGAGCGGGTCGGCCGCCGGCTGGTGCTGACCGAGGCCGGACAGATCGCGCTCGATTATGCCGACACGGTGTTCGAGCAGGGCGAGGAGCTGCTCAGCACGCTCCGCGGCCAGCCGGCGGCCAGCCGCCGCGTCCTGCGGGTCGGCGCGCTCACGACGCTGTCGCGCAACTTCCAGCTCGAGTTCCTGCGGCCGCTGGTCGGCCGGCCCGACGTCGAGCTGATCGTGCGCTCGGGCAACATCCGCGACCTGCTGGCGCAACTGGAGGCGCATGAGATCGACGTGGTGCTGGCCAACAGCGCCGCCCCGCGCGACGCGCGCTCGCTCTTGCGCAACCACCTGCTGGCCGAGCAGCCCGTCAGCCTGGTCGGCCGGCCGCGCGCGAAGTCGGCGCGGCGCTTCCGCTTCCCCGAGGACCTGCGCACCGAGCCGCTGCTGCTGCCGAGCCTCGACAGCGACATCCGCGTGGCCTTCGACCGCATCCTCGAACGCGCCGGCATCCGGCCAGTGATCCTGGCGGAAGTCGACGACATGGCGATGCTCCGCCTGCTCGCCCGCGAGCGCGAGGGCGTGACGCTGGTGCCGCCCATCGTCGTGCGCGACGAGCTGAAGGCCCGCGTCCTCGTCGAGCACTGCCGCATCGCCGGCGTGACGGAAAGCTTCTACGCCATCGTCATGAAGCGCCGCTTTCCCAACCAGCTCCTGCTCGACGTGCTGACCGCCAAGGTTCCCTCGCGAGGCTCGCGCTGA